The Neoarius graeffei isolate fNeoGra1 chromosome 10, fNeoGra1.pri, whole genome shotgun sequence sequence aatTTCTCTGCCTTTAAACAATGGGGTCAAGCAATTTCCAAGCCCATTGCAGTGATAACTGGACTAAAGAATAAGTCCAGTTATCCAATCCTCATCCAGTTGTGGGGAGATGCAGATACCCAGGCTGGATTTGGAGAAATCGGGCCACAATGCGCCAATTTACCACTGAACTGCTGAAAGTTTAAACAGAAACAAGCAGCGAGAGGACAATCAACAAGTTAAAAACAagcttctgatcactgatttgcACATGCAGACATTTGTGTTTACCTCTCTAACCTCCAGTTTGCCACTGAGAGAGCGAGTGTGTAAACACGAAGGAAAGTGGGCGCAAACTGTTCCAGGCGCACTTTGTTCCCGCTGCCCGTGTAAAAGCAGCTTATGAGATTTATTTTGCTAGTTGAAACATACAGAAGTGATAATACAGAGGTTTTGCTCACCTGTGGTCCAGATTCCAGGTGCTGAAAAGGATtctactctcacggttaccatatGGGTTTATTGAGTGGAGAGATTCACACCGGTCCAGATTAAAGGCACCCTGATAACACAAGTCTAAAAATGTTTAAAGTGATACATACAGATCTTTTGGGAAAGAAATACTCTAGATTACTGAATTTTGTATCAAGAGTAAATTATGTTTGGTTCAGTATAAattcaatattttgttgcactctcagctttttattttgtatttattggGTGCTGCAGTGGTGATGGTACCTGGCAGGAGAACCAGCCCTCTTTAGTGCACAGTCGATGGAGCTCCTTCTCTGTCCTGTCAAAGTAACTGCCATGATAACGCATGGATTTCAGCTTTTCGGCCATGCTGGCTGCCACCTTCTGATATTCACCTTTCTGCCTAGTGTTCGAAATAGTGCGAGCATGACTGTCCACCTGCAGAGAAATACACTCGAATCAGGCAAGGCTTACAACTCACACCTGACCAAGCTTACACAAAAATTAGAAATGTCAGGTCAATGTGCAATGTGTGCCATACAAAATGCTTAATATTTAAGCAGCATGACTCctctaaacaagagtgctctgagagcacaatatcccctgctttgGAAGTGTTTGATTCCTTTTATATCACATCAGTTTTGGTATATTATTTATAGGTAGATTGTAACAGCTGTAAACTGTTCAATCAACGGCttctctttatttttttcatCTCTAAATAcagtctgtcctgaagacttaccATGCATTTTATTTAAATCTGTGGTGTAGTCCACCAGACAAGTCCCTGTGATTTAGCAGTAActacagaaacaataacatattcaACGAACAAGTGCACCTGTGACTTGGTGCCGTTTTAGAAAAATCAGTCAATATCTTCCAATCAGAATTGGAATTAAACAGCAGTGTGGAAGTAAACATTATGTAATGGATAGAAAACAAGATGCCAGAAAATATATAAAACAAGAAGTTAAAACAGCACAGTGCTTATACCTCTTTCAAGTATGACCGTATTCTTTGCTCACAGTTATACTTCATGTATGATGACTTCGTCTTAAATCTTACGTCAAGCCCTAGAAATGGACAAGGTTAAAAATAAGTCAACATTGGCTTTCAGCAACTATTAAACTGAATGTGTTTGAGACTTTTGATTGAATCTCCCACTGAACCTttttctagtttaaaaaaaaaggggaggGGGGTTATCCTCAAAATTCTTCTTTTCTTGCCTAATTTATCTACTCATCCTGAGGTGACTGCATTGGTcaccaagatttaaaaaaaaaatagccaaaatggCCAAACTGTATAATATACTATGCAGTTTATGATTTCCATtaatgttctgtttaaaaaagttGGACAATTAAATTATGGATTAGAAAAGAATGACATGAAACTGTAAAGTGGgcatcacagtggtgtagtggttagcaatgtcgcctcacagcaagaaggttctgggtttgagcccagtggctgacagggacctttctgtgtggagtttgcatgttctccccgtgtctgcatgggttccctccgggtgctctggtttcccccccagtccaaagacatgcttttagattaacatggggcggccttaggctgaagtgcccttgagcgaggcacctaacccccaactgctccctgggtgctgtagcatagcagcccactgctctgggtgtgtgcgcgcatgtgcgttcactgcttcagacgggttaaatatagaggagaaatttcactgtatGCATTCTGTGCTTGAGCTAtgcaagtctgtgcttgagtgaatGTGTGACAAAGGCAGCTTCTTCGAAAAACACTGCAGAAAGTTAATGCAATACTTGTCTTGAAGTCTTTATTACCTTCAAACCAGTCCTGATCATCATCTCTATTCTCCAGCTCTGCATTATCTTTCAGATTACACAGGAGTTCAGTGAGGATTTTTCTCCTTTTAGCTGAATGCTCATCGGTCAGTAGCTGTTGCGCTGCAGTGATCAGCTCTTCTGAGTGTCTGTCCAGCCCGAGGATCTGGCTGAGGTCATATATCACTGAGGTGGAGGAGATAACAGCAAATATTTATATATGAAGATCATATTTATTTGGTAGTTTAAATCAATTTTATGTTAATTGGCATCAGCCTAGGGccagataataaaaaaaaattccctgtGTCCTGTTACACTACATCCTACTCGCTACAAACTGTAATGTGTATTATGGATGCTCAGCATCCAAGCTGTGAGCAAAGCTCCCAAAATACTGCACTATATAGTGCACAGGTTCCTAACCAGGGTCTGGGATCACCCCCTGTCCTGGACATTTTAGTGTTTTCCCTGCTCTAACACACTTCAATTCAGGAACAGCTGCTCAGTAGCCCATTATTTAAGCAGAATCTGGGAAAACACTACAATGTGCAGAACGTGGGGTTCTCCAGGACCAGGTTTAGGAACATATATGCAGTGTGTCTCAACCATTAGTGAGCCGCAAAACACCTCCTAGTGGGCTGCGATTCCCCCCAAGtcaaagctaatttttactcatagtagggtataactgctgggttgcatccaacatcacatccacctcattaaactacagtcacactacagctcgcgatgctttgcgatgggttatcgatgaaaatgaggcattttggtggcaatgcatggcgatatacataTGAGCCaagagttgtggtcacacagtatgTGAacgcttgactgtcacgcctttgcgcacTTTTGTCTGGTCCAGCTCGAGCGGCCACACACGCTCATGGAGCGCGTTGTGCGCGCACTTGGGACCTGGTCGTTATGGGAaatacctgatactgatttgagcccaATCAGCGCACACAGATACGTATGCTGTTTTCAtggaggctttgcaaagtataatcattttgtttctagccatgtttatcacactctttaaatactctgctttctgttttgctttaatttttgtaaatatcacacctgctaataaaacaCTCTTCCTGAACTTAGATCCATcgaccgccgtctatcttgtagtctcctgatccccaggtctttaacccagccacatataaaaagttgttcgccTCCATGCTctgccaggttttcatctgtttgcctgtgtagaacgatgtctgcagcaccaggtagttaaagatgtctgggaactcaacagatggataattttccaactcataagaaaaatccttctttgttagcatgtaaggatctaatcccactgagtggtttctatatccacttcttttgagtgtactccttggttttaataacttgcttgtttgctgtacacaaacatagcaataagttcttgtgttaatggaccagactccacttttggatctcatcatctctagccgctttatcctgttctacagggtcacaggcaaactggagcctatcccagctgactacggacgaaaggcggggtacaccctggacaagtcgccaagtcatcacagggctgacacgtagacacagacaaccattcacacctacggtcaatttagagtcaccagttaacctaacctgcatgtctttggactgtgggggaaaccggagcacccggaggaaacccacgcggacacggggagaacatgcaaactccgcacataaaggccctcgtcggccacggggctcgaacccggaccttcttgctgtgaggcgacagcgctaaccactacaccaccgtgccaccccacttttggatcattaatcccttttgactgcgaatgccctgcatgcatggttttatgttggctactggcacatccatacagctttaaatacaatacctacaattaaaaatagtttgttttcattgcatttatttaattcctgggctcccatctggaacagtgatgttgcatcccattaataaggcggcacggtggtgtagtggttagcacagttgcctcacagcaagaaggttctaggttcaaacccagtggccagcgagggcctttctgtgtggagtttgcatgttctccccgtgtctgcacaagtttcccccacagtccaaagacatgcggttaggttaatatgggacggccttgggctgaggtgcccttgagcgaggcacctaaatcccaactgctcctcaggtgctgttagcatggctgcccactgctctgggtatgtatgtatgtatgtgtgtgtgcgtgcgtgcatgtgtgtgttcactgcttcagataggttaaatgcagagaggaaatttcacaagtgtgtgatgaataaagttgtgctttctttcttaatacactttacaatagattattagattctaatagaatcaatcaatctttggctaatcagacactcttgccagagcagttgggggttaggtgcctgactcaagggcacttaagccaatcctgctagtctagggaatcaaaccagcaaccttttggtcccaaagctgtttctctaaccattaggccatggctccccCCCAATAGAATAGAGGAGTCAAAATAATTGGGGGATCTTTTTTTAACGGGCcccaactcgttacaagtatgaataagtgggctttaaagtagaaaaggtgaaCAGTGTATAGTTCTGGACTTGTACAGTTTGTAATCAGTGACTCAGCACGTGCGTACTTAACTCACTTCCGTTCCAGCTCTGTCCATCCGGAAGTAGAACTAACTCAGTGTTATTGGGAAGATATAGAAAATAATCTTCTGTCACTACTGTCCCGTCGTCATACAAACAACACTGTACCTTCGCCGCAGACATCTAGAAAACAAACGCAAGACAGGTTAAAGTGAAACTCCATAACTCAGACGCTCAAAGGCTCATGGGGcaaattaaaatttttattttaaacCTGAAGCAAACCGCATGCTTTCTTGATCAACTCTTTCAGGGTAAACGCCGCCACACCGACTTTTTTAGCTTCTCCGGCTCGCCTCACTTTAAACGGCTTTAGCTGTGCTTTCggcatgtttttgttttagaGATGGAAGGACTCAAAAGCCTAATGGGCGGGGCTTCCTGGCGTGACCAGACTGGAAGCAGGAAGTAAGAGCAGGAAGGCGGGGCTTCTCTTGCCGGATTTCCGCCGGACTGCTGGTCTCTGGGATCAACAACTTCCTTTATACACAAGAATAGAATCCTAAAATCATCCCCCAAATTTGTTTCTTTCTTGAACAAATTTAAACTAATTAATCAATCATAGCTTTATTTATCTTTATGTGCAATGAGTCAAAGACTCGTAACAAGTACACAAATTATACTTAAGatctttaaaatgtgtaaaaggagCAAaagcagaaataataataataaagttaaatttatatagcgcctttcacaaaccgaaggacgctttacacaggagtcacacacacaaaaaaaaccccacccacactaggaagagtaatGTGAGataaagaggaaagttttcaggTTAGCTTAATTTTGATAGATTGTATGATATTTTAAAACATGTTTCCACTGAATTAGATAACCGAGATAAAACTGTTTcactttgtatgtatgtatgttattattattattagtagtagtagtattcttGCTTGGTTACTtgttttcctttttatctttctaTCCATGGACATCTTTAACTACAGAATTTCCTACAtaatttattttcaattttataaGTTGTTTATACTATATTTTTTATCAGATTGTTCCCTTTATTAATTTCTCTGTTCTTCCCTATATTTAATAGGAAGATAACGTGATAATTTTGCCATATTGATCTTGTACATTTGTACTTTTTCAATAaagtgttattttaaaaaaaaaaaggatctacAACTTCTGGTGTTATTTTCGTTTAGTTCTCACAAGTTCTGTCAACATGTGCCAGGTTTCCAAGGCCTGCTGTTTCCTCAAGACTTAGTGGACAAGAGTGTAATTTGAGGGTTGAAAACATTATTAAATTATATACAaacatatatagatttaggcactgcctaaaagcggagctcccatctgtttctgggttgtagaattttcttatatcatagccagtctcttttgttttatttctttactggctagcactggccactaggcggtgtgtatgattggtaattactaacactggccactaggcggtgtgtatgattggtaattactaacactggccactaggcggtgtgtatgactggtaattactaacactgaccactaggcggtgtgtatgactggtaattacgaacTGGCCACtaagcggtgtgtatgactggtaattactaacactggccactaggcggtgtgtatgactggtaattactaacactggccactaggcggtgtgtatgactggtaattactaacactggccactaggcggtgtgtatgactggtaattactaacactgaccactaggcggtgtgtatgactggtaattactaacactggccactaggcggtgtgtatgactggtaattactaacactggccactaggcggtgtgtatgactggtaattactaacactggccactaggcggtgtgtatgactggtaattactaacactgaccactaggcggtgtgtatgagtggtaattactaacactgaccactaggcggtgtgtatgactggtaattactaacactggccactaggcggtgtgtatgactggtaattactaacactggccactaggcggtgtgtatgagtggtaattactaacactgaccactaggcggtgtgtatgagtggtggtacacgtacaaaccacaaaaaatcgactcgatgggtttaccattttttcttagggtgCTCCGCTCGCGCGGGCGCTCCGCAAAAAATAGTCAGAAGGCAGCAGTTGctttttgattaattttctctaacagcagctctgacagtagttccagctgtaaTACAAACCACAGGTTTTTATTAACGCTCTTATTTTAACTTTAATAACTACTCATTCACTGGGACGTGATGAACCATATTTATAAaatgctgttatttaacaaataAAATCATTGACATAGTCAAGCTTTTTGTAAATTTGTTGATGTAACATGTATGGAAGTAGACTAAAGTGTCGGCGATTTCTGTAACAGTAAGTGTTCTGAAATTGTAGTCTTCAGGAAAGAGGAGTTGGAGCTTTCCTGTTTCTCAGTAACagaagttattttatttttttgctgtacgagagagagatgctgagggaatgactgtttatagctactataatgtTAGTAACAATGGCAACTTaattgttttgtggatgttccacaacattaagtaGAACTTAATGGTTAGCTAATAAAAAGTGGTCCAAGTTTtaaaatttgttaaaaaaaaaagcaagcattaGTACCTTgctatggtataagaggaataacacTGTTCAGGTGTTTTTTTCTACTAGCATAGCTATCATGTTTCATTACTTATATAAATGTTTTGCAAGGTAAACAAATAacctggagttttttttttttttgggagtggGGGGTGCATATGAATGTGGGCAGTAGTAAAGATTAAAATGTTATGAATGTgaaatgggggtggcacggtggtgtagtggttagcgctgtcacctcacagcaagaaggtctgggttcgagccccgtggccggcgagggcctttctgtgtggagtttgcatgttctccccgtgtccgcgtgggtttcctccgggtgctccggtttcccccacagtccaaagacatgcaggtgaggttaactggtgactctaaattgaccgtaggtgtgaatgtgagtgtgaatggttgtctgtgtctatgtgtcagccctgtgatgacctggcgacttgtccagggtgtaccccgcctttcgcccgtagtcagctgggataggctccagcttgcctgtgaccctgtagaacaggataaagcggctacaggtaatgagatgaaTATGAAATGGTTCGTCCATCAGATATTGGATCTATAATAAATAGAAAAACAGTGATTTGAGAAAAAAGCAAACCTCTACCCAATAACGTATTCACAAAGCTatgggtttaaaaaataaaaaaaaccctgaaataccacagtttagtcatttttttttattactgaaattcATGAATTACTGGAGTAGGCTCAACCTTTGGGTGCAGAAGCCTTTACAATCTCATTTTTAACAATTTAAATGAATAATTCAAAATTCTGGCCTCTAATTTAGTCCACTATAGGGTAAATATAAAACTGTTAATTGCAAAAATATGTATAATTATCCCTTCATCCTTAAGAAAATACATTTTTGGCCTCCTATTTCTAACTGTAAAACTTTCAACAATACATGAAGGTGATGTTAGCAGCTGTAG is a genomic window containing:
- the dffb gene encoding DNA fragmentation factor subunit beta isoform X2; the encoded protein is MPKAQLKPFKVRRAGEAKKVGVAAFTLKELIKKACGLLQMSAAKVQCCLYDDGTVVTEDYFLYLPNNTELVLLPDGQSWNGMIYDLSQILGLDRHSEELITAAQQLLTDEHSAKRRKILTELLCNLKDNAELENRDDDQDWFEGLDVRFKTKSSYMKYNCEQRIRSYLKEVDSHARTISNTRQKGEYQKVAASMAEKLKSMRYHGSYFDRTEKELHRLCTKEGWFSCQGAFNLDRCESLHSINPYGNRESRILFSTWNLDHRIEKKRTIIPTLVNALQGKKSSDINLDYFYKLLFTRENLKLVHIVCHKKGAHDLTCDSHQVYRRVKRK
- the dffb gene encoding DNA fragmentation factor subunit beta isoform X1; its protein translation is MPKAQLKPFKVRRAGEAKKVGVAAFTLKELIKKACGLLQMSAAKVQCCLYDDGTVVTEDYFLYLPNNTELVLLPDGQSWNGSELMIYDLSQILGLDRHSEELITAAQQLLTDEHSAKRRKILTELLCNLKDNAELENRDDDQDWFEGLDVRFKTKSSYMKYNCEQRIRSYLKEVDSHARTISNTRQKGEYQKVAASMAEKLKSMRYHGSYFDRTEKELHRLCTKEGWFSCQGAFNLDRCESLHSINPYGNRESRILFSTWNLDHRIEKKRTIIPTLVNALQGKKSSDINLDYFYKLLFTRENLKLVHIVCHKKGAHDLTCDSHQVYRRVKRK